In one window of Saprospiraceae bacterium DNA:
- a CDS encoding T9SS type A sorting domain-containing protein encodes MKIIYLSLIIFFTNKQCLSSQSISSYVLGNAADNNLHAFTLGELAVEQIGATPVVQQGFHNQYIIITSVYSEGKFNIQIYPNPAMNSIILECKDCNEAMQISFTDMLGNRVLSGSITSGNRQIDVSEFTPGVYIIAINSNQKLIYSSKLTKI; translated from the coding sequence ATGAAAATAATCTATTTGAGCTTGATCATCTTTTTTACGAATAAACAATGTCTTTCCTCCCAAAGTATTTCATCCTATGTATTGGGAAATGCGGCCGATAATAATTTACATGCTTTTACGCTTGGTGAACTGGCAGTTGAACAGATAGGTGCCACGCCTGTCGTTCAACAAGGATTTCATAATCAGTATATAATCATCACTTCGGTATACTCGGAAGGGAAGTTTAATATTCAAATATATCCTAATCCAGCTATGAACTCCATTATTTTGGAATGTAAAGATTGTAACGAGGCGATGCAAATCAGTTTTACAGATATGCTGGGAAATCGGGTTTTATCCGGAAGCATTACCTCTGGAAATAGACAGATTGATGTTTCAGAATTTACACCAGGGGTGTACATCATTGCGATTAATTCCAATCAGAAATTAATATATTCAAGTAAACTCA
- a CDS encoding histidine kinase — MKAHWLILLYSLFSQLGSGQMLPYKVYTKEDGLINNFVSSVLEDHDGFLWLGTEDGIARFDGNRFVNYKANDGVFGLTNKIFRVLMAEANGNLWVSNYYNSLFLINTRNKKLIKHYVIETSFGNEVSLMFQDKNKNYWLGIQGVGLCSFQPDSSKFNFIPTFTDESELAAENRFQLYFSNSFFPDSDSSNIYWIPTLCGLLRLDASRKFCSYTFNKKDQLAFSGRHSISLNNNIYSGSWSDGVIMVNSSRDTLFKFKPANEKIFAVSTLADLGDSKNIIMQTQNGLALFNSLDKKFNYIENLQHFKYGQRLFKSSNGLIWMASWGEGLIKIQPKAFLKGQTKVNKEIRFLEVIGNQIHAITSRQNYLVLDHELNAVTTLKIPLSRKDDKIIKIIKDQQGRTILLSYYDIFRLDPYHKTIKSLKTNNWKQVIIESNYFWDIETKESDDEIYYIATQNGGILVMDSRSQQTRWFRNEPQNPHSIKVHYSIGFLSKDQKGNLWGSGWGIFCMDKNERFINLDPILKQNSDLVRFSAQPLCAFGEDQMITISDVGAWYSLKKENDNIIVSSLNDNNKVTSHTYRKLRYDHFAESVFAFGESGLMRLKLKDSSILKYDLHSGFIKVYDMQRMDSSKLLLATDAGLILWDESDLENEAPESGKIYIENFRVFDQPIEQNINEVNKILLSYSQNFFSVEFGIQNYFSEDAHEFEYKLAGVDDDWVAAGLRNYAGYTNIGGGNFIFSLRSKNAPGIINFNEIVVSTPFWKQLWFLCLIVLVIGFAIYTWNRSRILRIKKEAAKDADFHKKIAEVEMKALRSQMNPHFLFNSLNAIKYYVVKKDPDKAADYLTSFSKLIRMILNNSNQKLISLKDEMSAVQLYIHIENLRFDHGFDYNISIDQNIDTEKTMVPPLLFQPYIENAIWHGLMHKTDGLPRLEIALVSIPNGIECTITDNGIGRQRAAEVKSKTADKNKSWGMTITKSRMTYSEITSDLAYEEKVIDLYDSKNVPNGTKVIISIHKKW; from the coding sequence TTGAAAGCACACTGGTTAATATTATTATACTCCCTGTTTTCCCAGCTTGGGTCGGGGCAAATGCTACCCTATAAGGTTTATACAAAAGAGGATGGGCTGATCAACAACTTTGTTTCTTCAGTTTTAGAGGATCACGATGGCTTCCTTTGGTTGGGCACCGAAGATGGTATAGCCAGATTTGACGGAAACAGATTTGTAAATTATAAAGCAAACGATGGTGTATTTGGTCTGACTAATAAAATATTTCGTGTATTAATGGCAGAAGCTAACGGAAACTTATGGGTCAGCAATTATTACAACAGTCTTTTCCTGATCAACACCCGCAACAAAAAGCTGATCAAACATTACGTTATAGAAACTAGTTTCGGAAATGAAGTTTCCCTGATGTTCCAGGACAAGAACAAAAATTACTGGTTAGGTATTCAGGGGGTAGGTTTGTGTTCTTTTCAACCCGATTCTTCAAAATTTAACTTTATCCCTACATTCACGGATGAAAGTGAATTGGCCGCTGAAAACAGATTCCAATTATACTTTAGCAACAGTTTTTTCCCGGACTCCGACAGTTCAAATATATATTGGATTCCAACTCTTTGTGGCTTACTAAGGCTGGATGCCTCCCGTAAATTTTGCAGTTACACATTTAATAAAAAAGATCAATTGGCATTTTCGGGAAGACATTCAATTTCTTTAAATAACAATATTTATTCGGGTTCCTGGAGTGATGGAGTAATTATGGTCAACTCTTCGCGCGACACGCTATTTAAATTTAAACCGGCCAATGAAAAAATCTTTGCAGTGTCTACTTTAGCTGATCTGGGTGACTCAAAAAATATTATCATGCAAACCCAGAATGGGTTAGCCCTCTTTAATTCATTAGACAAGAAATTTAATTACATTGAAAATCTACAACATTTTAAATATGGACAAAGATTATTCAAATCCTCAAATGGATTAATCTGGATGGCAAGTTGGGGCGAAGGCTTAATAAAAATCCAACCGAAAGCTTTCTTGAAGGGTCAGACCAAAGTAAACAAAGAAATTCGCTTTTTAGAAGTTATTGGGAATCAAATTCACGCAATTACTTCCAGGCAAAATTACCTGGTGCTGGATCATGAATTAAATGCAGTCACCACTTTAAAAATACCTTTGTCCCGCAAGGACGATAAAATAATTAAAATTATAAAAGATCAACAGGGAAGGACTATCCTGTTAAGTTATTACGATATATTCAGGTTAGATCCGTATCATAAAACAATAAAGTCACTCAAAACTAACAACTGGAAACAAGTTATTATTGAATCCAACTATTTTTGGGACATTGAGACAAAGGAGTCTGATGATGAAATTTATTACATAGCTACACAAAACGGTGGGATCCTTGTAATGGATTCGCGCAGCCAACAAACCAGGTGGTTCAGAAATGAACCACAGAATCCTCACTCCATTAAAGTACATTATTCCATAGGCTTTCTATCAAAAGACCAAAAGGGAAATCTGTGGGGAAGCGGTTGGGGAATATTTTGCATGGACAAAAACGAACGCTTTATAAATCTCGATCCGATTTTAAAACAGAACTCAGATCTGGTAAGATTCAGTGCACAACCGCTTTGTGCCTTTGGTGAAGACCAAATGATTACTATTTCTGATGTTGGGGCCTGGTATTCATTAAAGAAAGAAAATGACAACATAATAGTCTCTTCTCTTAATGACAATAATAAAGTTACATCACATACATATCGAAAACTCCGTTACGATCATTTCGCAGAATCTGTTTTTGCATTCGGTGAATCTGGCCTCATGAGGTTAAAGCTGAAAGATTCCAGCATACTTAAATATGACCTTCATAGCGGTTTTATTAAAGTATATGATATGCAACGTATGGACAGTTCAAAATTATTATTGGCAACTGATGCAGGACTGATTCTGTGGGATGAATCTGATCTTGAAAATGAGGCGCCGGAAAGTGGAAAAATATACATTGAAAATTTTCGTGTATTTGACCAACCCATCGAACAAAATATAAATGAAGTTAACAAGATTCTACTTTCATATTCACAAAATTTCTTTTCGGTGGAGTTTGGGATTCAAAATTATTTTAGTGAAGATGCACATGAGTTTGAATATAAACTTGCAGGAGTTGACGATGATTGGGTAGCTGCAGGGCTTCGCAATTATGCTGGTTATACAAATATCGGAGGAGGTAATTTTATTTTTTCCCTCCGGAGTAAAAATGCACCGGGTATCATTAATTTTAATGAAATTGTGGTCTCCACCCCATTTTGGAAACAGCTTTGGTTTTTGTGCTTGATCGTCTTAGTCATTGGCTTTGCTATATATACATGGAATAGAAGCCGGATTCTAAGAATAAAAAAAGAAGCAGCTAAGGACGCTGATTTTCATAAAAAAATTGCGGAAGTTGAGATGAAAGCGCTTCGTTCGCAAATGAATCCACATTTCCTGTTTAATTCACTCAATGCAATTAAATATTATGTTGTAAAAAAGGATCCGGATAAAGCAGCAGATTATCTAACAAGTTTTTCCAAATTGATACGAATGATCCTAAACAATTCAAATCAGAAATTAATTTCCCTCAAAGATGAAATGTCAGCTGTCCAATTATATATCCATATTGAAAATCTGCGATTCGATCATGGATTTGATTATAACATCAGTATAGATCAAAATATTGACACCGAAAAAACTATGGTACCACCCCTGCTTTTCCAGCCTTACATAGAAAATGCGATCTGGCATGGGCTCATGCATAAGACCGATGGA